The DNA segment CCAGCTTGTCGGTTTTCGCCGTGAAGCGGGCGCGGTCGTCGGCGGTCCACCAGTTTCGCAGATTGCCCTCAGCATCGGAGCGGCTCCCTTGATCGTCGAAGCCGTGGGTGATTTCATGGCCGATCACCGCCCCGATCGCGCCGTAGTTCACCGCGTCGTCGGCCGTCGGATCGAAGAACGGCGGCTGAAGGATGCCGGCGGGGAAGACGATCTCGTTGAGCGATGGGTTGTAATAAGCGTTGACCGTCGGCGGCGTCATGCCCCATTCGAGCCGATCGACTGGCTTGCCAAGCTTGGCGACGTGATACTGCCAATCGAACGCCTCAGCCCGCAGCACGTTCGCGGCGTAGGAGTCCGTGCCGATTTGGAGCGTCGAGTAGTCGCGCCATTTATCGGGGTAGCCGATTTTCGGCATGACGGTGGAGAGCTTGGCCAGAGCCTGCTTCTTCGTCTCGGGTCCCATCCAGTCGAGCTTTTCGATCCGCTCGCGATAGGCGGCCATGATGTTCTTGACCAACTCATCCATCCGGCGCTTGGCGTCGGGCGGGAAATACTTCTCGACATAAAGCTGCCCGAGCGCTTCGCCGATTCGCGAGTCGATAGCGCCGATGGCCCGCTTCCAGCGCGGCTGCATCTGCTTCACGCCGCGAAGCGTTTCGTCGTAGAAGCGGAAGCTCTCGCGCTCGAACGGGTCGCTGAGGTATGAGGCGGTGGCGCGGATCAGGCGCCAGCGGAGATAAGCCTGCCACTGCTCTATCGGCACGGAGGCCAACAGTTCGTTCACTCGAGTGAAGAACTCCGGCTGGCCGACGATCACGTCCGAGAGCTTGCCGATCTCCGCAGCCTTCCAGTACAGGTCCCAATTCAGGTTCGGCGTTTGCTTGGCCAGATCGGCGAGCGTGGATTTGTTGTAATTGGCTTCGCGGTCGCGAAGCTGCACGGGCGTGCGCGAGGCCTCGGCCAACTTTGTTTCGATCGAAAGCACGGTATCCGCGGCAGCGGCGGCCGCGGAGGACGAATCGCCCAACAGCCCAAACATCTTCGTCGCATGCTCGCGATACTGCGCGCGAATTTTCTTGAAATAATCGCTCGTGCCTAGATAGTAGTCTCGTTCCGGCAGCCCCAGACCTCCTTGGTGCAAGTAGACCGTGTAGCGCGTGCTCTGCTTCTCATCCTGCCCAACCGACGCGGAGAAGAGCGATCGGACGCCGGTCGCCTCCAGATGGCCGATCTCAGCGACCAAGTCGTCGCGGCTTTCGATCTTGGCGATCCGATCGAGTTCATCCTTGAGCGGGGCGGCGCCTTGCTTCTCGAGCTTCGCTTCGTCCATCGCCGTGGCAAAGAAATCGCGAATCTTCTGCTTGTTCCCTTCGAGCGGGCCGGGCTGTTTTGCCAGACCTTCGACGATCTCGCGCAGGGCGACGAGATTGTCGTCGTGCAGTTGAGAGAACGATCCCCAGCGACTGTATTCGGCCGGGATCGGGTTGCGCTTGTTCCAATCGCCGTTGACGTATTGGAAGAAGTCATCGCCGGGCTTGATCGACGTGTCGAAATTCGCCCGGTCGATGCCGCTCTTCAGCGGCGAGTCGCCTCCCAGCGCGTGCATGGCGAGCGGCAGGCCGCAGAAAAGGCCAATGCACAGAATGACAATTCGCTTGGTTTTCATGGATTACCCTGAGTTCGAGGAATCATTGATAGGTTGCAACCATCTAGGGAACACCCTCCGTGGCGTTCCGTGCCACACCACTGGGATT comes from the Pirellulales bacterium genome and includes:
- a CDS encoding M13 family metallopeptidase — its product is MKTKRIVILCIGLFCGLPLAMHALGGDSPLKSGIDRANFDTSIKPGDDFFQYVNGDWNKRNPIPAEYSRWGSFSQLHDDNLVALREIVEGLAKQPGPLEGNKQKIRDFFATAMDEAKLEKQGAAPLKDELDRIAKIESRDDLVAEIGHLEATGVRSLFSASVGQDEKQSTRYTVYLHQGGLGLPERDYYLGTSDYFKKIRAQYREHATKMFGLLGDSSSAAAAAADTVLSIETKLAEASRTPVQLRDREANYNKSTLADLAKQTPNLNWDLYWKAAEIGKLSDVIVGQPEFFTRVNELLASVPIEQWQAYLRWRLIRATASYLSDPFERESFRFYDETLRGVKQMQPRWKRAIGAIDSRIGEALGQLYVEKYFPPDAKRRMDELVKNIMAAYRERIEKLDWMGPETKKQALAKLSTVMPKIGYPDKWRDYSTLQIGTDSYAANVLRAEAFDWQYHVAKLGKPVDRLEWGMTPPTVNAYYNPSLNEIVFPAGILQPPFFDPTADDAVNYGAIGAVIGHEITHGFDDQGSRSDAEGNLRNWWTADDRARFTAKTDKL